GATAACGCGCGCCCTCTATTAATGGCTTTGTAGTTTCCGTTTATTACATTTTTTAAAATTAAATCAATAACACCATCAGAAAACATTTCAGTATGTAGCCCTAAATCTTTATGATTTACCAATCTAGTTAGCACAGCATTAGGTATAGAACCAATACCCATTTGCAACGTACTTCGGTCTTCTATTAAATTAGCAACATAATCACCAATAGTATTTTCAATAGCTGTCGGCTCTACCATATCATGACCTGGTAATGGTTGATGACTTTCTACAAACGTATCAATCTCTGACACATGGATAATACCCGCACCATGTGTTCTTGGCATAAATTTATTAACCTGAGCAATTACAGTTGTTGCATTATCTATTGCAGCTAAAGTCGCTTCAACAGAAACACCCAAAGAGCAATACCCGTGTTTATCTGGTACAGACACATGTATAAAAGCAACATCTATATCAATAATATTACGTTTAAACAACACTGGCAACTCACTCAAAAAAACAGGTGTGTATGAGCCATTACCCGCTCTTAACGTATGTCTCACATTTTTCCCAATAAAAAAAGAATTAACATGAAAACTATCTTTCAACTCTGGATTAGCATATGGTGCTTCTCCTTCTGTATGTAAATGACATACTTCCACATGACGCAATTCTTCGTGTCTTTTGGTCATGGCCTGAATCAACGATTGAGGTGCTGCAGCAGCAGCCTGAATATATACGCGATTATTAGATTTTATAACTTTTACAGCTTCTTCTGCAGTGACTGATGTAAACATAATTTTAAATTTAGATGACAAAAATACTATTTATGACGACATTAAAACCTGTTAAATGTCATGTCTACAAAATCAAAAAAACGGTTTATTTTAAGTATATTTGCACATATTTTTTTAAGCATGATTATAGTAAAAACAAAAGAAGAAATAGAATTAATGCGTGCAGCTGCATTAGTTGTTTCTAAAACATTAGGAGAAGTTGCTAAAGCAATAAAACCAGGTGTTACAACCCTACAATTAGATAAAATTGCAGAAGAACATATTAGAGATTTAGGCGCCGTTCCTGGGTTTTTAGGATTATATGATTTCCCTAACACCCTATGTATGAGTCCAAACTCTCAGGTTGTTCACGGTATCCCCAACAACACACCATTAGTAGAAGGTGATATTATATCTGTTGACTGTGGTTCTATTTTAAACGGGTATTATGGAGATCACGCCTATACTTTTGCTATCGGTGACATTGCTCCTGAAACAGAAAAATTACTTCAAGTCACTAAGGAATCTTTATACGTTGGTATTAAAGAATTGAAAGTCGGTAATCGCGTTGGAGATGTGGGGTATGCTATTCAAAAATATTGTGAAGACCATGGTTATGGTGTTGTACGTGAATTAGTAGGTCATGGTTTAGGAACCAAAATGCATGAAGATCCAGAAATGCCTAATTACGGTAAACGTGGACGTGGTAAAAAGTTTATTGAAGGTATGGTTGTGGCTATTGAGCCTATGATAAACCTTGGTACGCAACGTATCAAACAACACAGAGATGGTTGGACAATTACCACTTTAGACGATAAACCAAGTGCACATTTTGAACATGATATTGCTATTGTAGATGGTAAACCAGAATTACTATCAACCTTTGCTTACATCTATGATGCTTTAGGAATTGTTAGTAATGAAGAAGATGAGTTTAGACAAAATCCTTTAGTTATATAATTGATAATGACCATTACAACTTTAGAAGACAAACTGAAACCTCTAAGACACCAATTGAATACACATAAATTGTATTCTGTTTTAAATAACTTAAAGGATGTTAGCGTATTTATGGAACAGCATGTCTATGCCGTTTGGGACTTTATGTCTTTACTAAAAGCACTACAAAATCAATTAACCACCACGACGTTACCTTGGGTTCCAGTTGCCAATCCCGCTACTGCTAGATTTATAAATGAAATAGTTTTAGGTGAAGAAAGTGACATTAACGAATTAGGTGTTGCACAAAGTCATTTTGAAATGTACTTGGAAGCGATGGATCAAATTGATGCCGATACAAACCAAATTCAGCTTTTAGTTTCTAATTTACAAAACGGACTATCCGTTACAGAAGCATTAACTAAAGTTAAACTAAATACAGAAACTTTAAAATTTGTCGAATTTACGTTTAAAGTTATTGATACCAAAGAAGCACATAAAATAGCAGCCGCATTTACCTTTGGTCGTGAAGATGTGATTCCTGATATGTTTTTCCAGATTATCAACCAATCCAAAACGAATAGCAACTCCTTTAGTAAATTAACGTATTATCTTAAACGTCATATCGAATTAGATGGTGACGAGCATGGACCTCTATCTTTAAAAATGATTGAAGAACTATGTGGTCAGGATACGACTAAATGGAATGACGTTTTAGACGTTTCAAAATTAGCTCTACAACATCGCATTACCTTATGGGATGGTATTTATAATTTAATTACATCACCTACATTAGAAGAAGCCTAAGTCCTTGAAAAAACTATTCAAATTAGTATTAAATACGATCCCTAGACCTTTATTAATAAGACTAAGCTATTTGGCACGTCCCGTTTTAGCCTTCTTTTTAAGAGGAAACACCTTTACGGACCCTATTGATGGTAAAAGTTTTAAAAGCTTTTTATCTTACGGTTATGGTACACAACGCGACAATGTCTTATCTCCATCAACTTTAAGTTTAGAGCGCCACCGGTTATTATGGTTGTATTTACAAAATGAAACTAGTTTTTTTACGCCAACTGAAGACAAAAAGAAAGTGCTTCATTTTGCACCAGAGCAATGTTTTTTGAAGCGTTTTAGAGCCTTAGAAAACATAGACTACACAACGACTGATTTATTATCTCCAATTGCAGACGTAAAAGCCGACATATGTAACCTTCCTTTTGAAGATAACACCTATGACGTCATCTTATGTAATCATGTCTTAGAGCATATCCCGGATGATACTAAAGCAATGCAAGAATTGTTTCGTGTTATGAAACCTGGC
This portion of the Olleya sp. Bg11-27 genome encodes:
- a CDS encoding acetyl-CoA hydrolase/transferase family protein translates to MFTSVTAEEAVKVIKSNNRVYIQAAAAAPQSLIQAMTKRHEELRHVEVCHLHTEGEAPYANPELKDSFHVNSFFIGKNVRHTLRAGNGSYTPVFLSELPVLFKRNIIDIDVAFIHVSVPDKHGYCSLGVSVEATLAAIDNATTVIAQVNKFMPRTHGAGIIHVSEIDTFVESHQPLPGHDMVEPTAIENTIGDYVANLIEDRSTLQMGIGSIPNAVLTRLVNHKDLGLHTEMFSDGVIDLILKNVINGNYKAINRGRALSTFLVGSQRLYDYVDDNPFVEMRASNYTNDVSIIKQNPKMVAINSAIEVDVTGQVCADSIGAHMYSGVGGQMDFIRGASLSEGGKAIIALPSVTRKGISRIVPTLKPGAGVVTTRSHVHYVVTEYGVANLFGKTIKERVKALVNIAHPDHRELVDRQYFDLIKY
- a CDS encoding class I SAM-dependent methyltransferase — encoded protein: MKKLFKLVLNTIPRPLLIRLSYLARPVLAFFLRGNTFTDPIDGKSFKSFLSYGYGTQRDNVLSPSTLSLERHRLLWLYLQNETSFFTPTEDKKKVLHFAPEQCFLKRFRALENIDYTTTDLLSPIADVKADICNLPFEDNTYDVILCNHVLEHIPDDTKAMQELFRVMKPGGYGVFQIPQDLSRQTTFEDNTITDKKERAKIFGQYDHVRVYGYDYFNKLRDIGFMVNEVDYTAKLSAKAIEQYCLAPGEIIPVVYK
- the map gene encoding type I methionyl aminopeptidase yields the protein MIIVKTKEEIELMRAAALVVSKTLGEVAKAIKPGVTTLQLDKIAEEHIRDLGAVPGFLGLYDFPNTLCMSPNSQVVHGIPNNTPLVEGDIISVDCGSILNGYYGDHAYTFAIGDIAPETEKLLQVTKESLYVGIKELKVGNRVGDVGYAIQKYCEDHGYGVVRELVGHGLGTKMHEDPEMPNYGKRGRGKKFIEGMVVAIEPMINLGTQRIKQHRDGWTITTLDDKPSAHFEHDIAIVDGKPELLSTFAYIYDALGIVSNEEDEFRQNPLVI
- a CDS encoding DUF3050 domain-containing protein, with the translated sequence MTITTLEDKLKPLRHQLNTHKLYSVLNNLKDVSVFMEQHVYAVWDFMSLLKALQNQLTTTTLPWVPVANPATARFINEIVLGEESDINELGVAQSHFEMYLEAMDQIDADTNQIQLLVSNLQNGLSVTEALTKVKLNTETLKFVEFTFKVIDTKEAHKIAAAFTFGREDVIPDMFFQIINQSKTNSNSFSKLTYYLKRHIELDGDEHGPLSLKMIEELCGQDTTKWNDVLDVSKLALQHRITLWDGIYNLITSPTLEEA